A genomic region of Pseudoxanthomonas suwonensis contains the following coding sequences:
- a CDS encoding helix-turn-helix transcriptional regulator: MSATPVGNDIRRWRFERGEMTQQALADACGVTRQTIIALEAGRYAPSLELAFRIARAFGVGVEEVFHWRHA, from the coding sequence ATGAGCGCGACGCCGGTCGGCAACGACATCCGCCGCTGGCGCTTCGAGCGCGGCGAGATGACCCAGCAGGCACTGGCCGACGCGTGCGGCGTCACCCGGCAGACCATCATCGCGCTGGAGGCGGGGCGCTATGCTCCGTCGCTGGAACTGGCCTTCCGCATCGCCCGCGCGTTCGGCGTCGGGGTGGAGGAGGTCTTCCACTGGAGGCACGCATGA
- the trxA gene encoding thioredoxin, whose translation MADLPHVIDVTTDTFETEVLQQSLQTPVLVDFWATWCGPCKSLTPILEKLAGEYGGAFVLAKVDVDQEQQIAAAFQIRSVPTVFLLVGGQPVDAFQGALPEGQLRQFLQQHGIEPLADTIAEPEELAPLDPHAEVVRLRKAAEAEPDKDELKLDLALALLKTGAAGEAEQLLDALPANLATDDRSVRARARLGFAALLKDAPPAAVLEQAIAANADDLKARHLLAVHHLVGGDAASGLEQLIEMLRRDRGYEDGLPKKALIDAFRIVEDEDLVGQYRRKMASLLF comes from the coding sequence ATGGCCGACCTGCCCCACGTCATCGACGTCACCACCGACACCTTCGAAACCGAAGTGCTGCAGCAGTCGCTGCAGACACCGGTGCTGGTCGATTTCTGGGCGACCTGGTGCGGGCCGTGCAAGTCGCTGACCCCGATCCTGGAGAAGCTGGCCGGCGAATACGGCGGCGCCTTCGTCCTGGCCAAGGTCGACGTCGACCAGGAGCAGCAGATCGCCGCCGCGTTCCAGATCCGCTCGGTGCCGACCGTGTTCCTGCTGGTCGGCGGGCAGCCAGTGGACGCCTTCCAGGGCGCACTGCCTGAGGGCCAGCTGCGCCAGTTCCTGCAGCAGCACGGGATCGAACCGCTGGCGGACACGATCGCCGAACCGGAGGAACTGGCCCCGCTCGACCCGCACGCCGAGGTGGTGCGCCTGCGCAAGGCCGCGGAGGCCGAACCGGACAAGGACGAACTGAAGCTGGACCTGGCGTTGGCGCTGCTGAAGACCGGCGCCGCCGGCGAAGCCGAGCAGCTGCTCGACGCGCTGCCGGCCAACCTGGCCACCGACGACCGCAGCGTGCGCGCCCGCGCGCGGCTGGGCTTCGCCGCGCTGCTCAAGGACGCCCCGCCGGCGGCGGTGCTGGAACAGGCCATCGCCGCCAACGCCGACGACCTCAAGGCCCGCCACCTGCTGGCCGTGCACCACCTGGTCGGCGGCGACGCGGCGAGCGGGCTGGAGCAGCTGATCGAGATGCTGCGCCGCGACCGCGGCTACGAAGACGGCCTGCCGAAGAAGGCGCTGATCGACGCCTTCCGCATCGTCGAGGACGAGGACCTGGTCGGGCAGTACCGGCGGAAGATGGCGTCGCTGCTGTTCTGA
- a CDS encoding LytR/AlgR family response regulator transcription factor encodes MSAVPAVTALIAEDEAPQRRALHEQLQQAWPELDIVAVCEDGVSALEAVEAQRPAVAFLDIRMPGVSGLDVARAVVERGGLVVFTTAYDDYAVRAFEAGAADYLLKPVQPARLEQAVARVRGRLDERRARTGGPDLRALIDDLESRLRPQGERLIRWITASAGDSVRMIGIGEVLFFQAQEKYVRVVTADGEGVIRTPLKELLAGLDPDEFWQVHRGTVVRVQAIDRVSKNELGRHSLSLKGHAERLPVSGAFLHRFRGM; translated from the coding sequence CGAGGCGCCGCAGCGGCGCGCGCTGCACGAGCAGTTGCAACAGGCCTGGCCGGAACTGGACATCGTCGCGGTCTGCGAGGACGGCGTGTCGGCGCTGGAGGCGGTCGAAGCGCAGCGGCCGGCGGTCGCCTTCCTGGACATCCGCATGCCGGGCGTGAGCGGATTGGACGTGGCGCGCGCGGTGGTGGAACGGGGCGGGCTGGTGGTGTTCACCACCGCCTACGACGACTACGCGGTGCGCGCCTTCGAGGCCGGCGCGGCCGACTACCTGCTCAAGCCGGTGCAGCCGGCGCGACTGGAGCAGGCGGTGGCGCGCGTGCGTGGACGCCTGGACGAACGCCGGGCCCGGACCGGCGGGCCGGACCTGCGCGCGCTGATCGACGACCTGGAATCGCGGCTGCGTCCGCAGGGCGAGCGGCTGATCCGCTGGATCACCGCCAGCGCCGGCGACAGCGTGCGCATGATCGGCATCGGCGAGGTGCTGTTCTTCCAGGCGCAGGAGAAGTACGTGCGGGTGGTGACGGCCGACGGAGAAGGCGTGATCCGCACCCCGCTCAAGGAGCTGCTGGCCGGGCTGGATCCGGACGAGTTCTGGCAGGTGCACCGCGGCACGGTGGTGCGGGTGCAGGCGATCGACCGGGTGTCGAAGAACGAGCTGGGCCGGCACAGCCTGAGCCTGAAGGGCCATGCGGAGCGGCTGCCGGTCAGTGGCGCGTTCCTGCACCGGTTCCGCGGGATGTAG